In the genome of Drosophila pseudoobscura strain MV-25-SWS-2005 chromosome 3, UCI_Dpse_MV25, whole genome shotgun sequence, one region contains:
- the Wnt2 gene encoding protein Wnt-2 isoform X1 encodes MWKTHNKLLIYILWIMEIRLVSSFTSAMLCGRIPGLTLPQRQLCGEMPDALIALGEGHQLGAQECQQQFRGHRWNCSEVWQRNVFAHVIPIASREAAFTYAIASAGAAYAVTAACARGNISTCGCDVRHKASPSSDGAPAEPWKWGGCSADVDFGMRYARKFLDARELERDSRTLMNLHNNRAGRTLVKKLLRTDCKCHGVSGSCVMKTCWKSLPPFRLIGDKLMQKYHKAKTVQAVRGKRGLRLVISRKKHGSAGARPPKPALVWPKRMELIYLEASPNYCERSLQSGTLGTAGRLCHRNERGPQSCDLLCCGRGHNTQHIRRSKQCRCQFRWCCQVECELCDESYEEFTCK; translated from the exons ATGTGGAAAACACATAACAAGCTCTTAATCTACATACTCTGGATTATGGAAATAAG ATTAGTGTCCAGCTTTACATCCGCCATGCTCTGCGGCCGCATACCGGGCCTGACCTTGCCGCAGCGCCAGCTGTGCGGGGAGATGCCGGACGCCCTGATCGCCCTGGGCGAGGGCCATCAGCTGGGGGCCCAGGAGTGCCAGCAGCAGTTTCGAGGCCACCGCTGGAACTGCTCGGAGGTGTGGCAGCGCAACGTCTTCGCCCATGTCATACCCATAG CTTCGCGGGAGGCCGCGTTTACGTATGCCATAGCTAGCGCTGGGGCCGCCTATGCAGTCACCGCTGCCTGTGCCCGCGGCAACATCTCCACCTGCGGCTGCGATGTGCGCCACAAAGCTAGCCCCTCCTCCGATGGTGCTCCGGCAGAGCCCTGGAAATGGGGCGGCTGTTCTGCGGATGTGGACTTTGGCATGCGATATGCGCGCAAGTTCCTCGATGCCCGAGAGCTGGAGCGCGACTCCCGCACGCTGATGAATCTCCATAACAATCGAGCCGGGCGAACG CTGGTGAAGAAACTGCTTCGCACGGACTGCAAGTGCCATGGCGTGAGCGGGTCCTGCGTGATGAAGACCTGCTGGAAGAGCCTGCCACCGTTCCGCCTGATCGGCGACAAGCTCATGCAGAAATATCATAAAGCCAAAACTGTTCAAGCCGTTCGAGGCAAACGTGGACTGAGATTAGTAATAAGCAG GAAAAAGCATGGCAGTGCCGGAGCCCGCCCACCGAAGCCTGCTTTGGTATGGCCAAAGCGCATGGAGCTGATCTACCTGGAGGCGTCGCCTAACTACTGCGAGCGCAGCCTCCAGTCGGGCACGCTTGGCACGGCGGGTCGTCTCTGCCATCGGAATGAACGCGGACCCCAGAGCTGTGACCTGTTGTGCTGCGGGCGTGGCCATAACACGCAGCACATCCGACGCAGCAAGCAGTGCCGCTGCCAGTTCCGATGGTGCTGCCAGGTGGAGTGCGAGCTGTGCGACGAGAGCTACGAGGAGTTCACCTGTAAATAG
- the Wnt2 gene encoding protein Wnt-2 isoform X2 encodes MLCGRIPGLTLPQRQLCGEMPDALIALGEGHQLGAQECQQQFRGHRWNCSEVWQRNVFAHVIPIASREAAFTYAIASAGAAYAVTAACARGNISTCGCDVRHKASPSSDGAPAEPWKWGGCSADVDFGMRYARKFLDARELERDSRTLMNLHNNRAGRTLVKKLLRTDCKCHGVSGSCVMKTCWKSLPPFRLIGDKLMQKYHKAKTVQAVRGKRGLRLVISRKKHGSAGARPPKPALVWPKRMELIYLEASPNYCERSLQSGTLGTAGRLCHRNERGPQSCDLLCCGRGHNTQHIRRSKQCRCQFRWCCQVECELCDESYEEFTCK; translated from the exons ATGCTCTGCGGCCGCATACCGGGCCTGACCTTGCCGCAGCGCCAGCTGTGCGGGGAGATGCCGGACGCCCTGATCGCCCTGGGCGAGGGCCATCAGCTGGGGGCCCAGGAGTGCCAGCAGCAGTTTCGAGGCCACCGCTGGAACTGCTCGGAGGTGTGGCAGCGCAACGTCTTCGCCCATGTCATACCCATAG CTTCGCGGGAGGCCGCGTTTACGTATGCCATAGCTAGCGCTGGGGCCGCCTATGCAGTCACCGCTGCCTGTGCCCGCGGCAACATCTCCACCTGCGGCTGCGATGTGCGCCACAAAGCTAGCCCCTCCTCCGATGGTGCTCCGGCAGAGCCCTGGAAATGGGGCGGCTGTTCTGCGGATGTGGACTTTGGCATGCGATATGCGCGCAAGTTCCTCGATGCCCGAGAGCTGGAGCGCGACTCCCGCACGCTGATGAATCTCCATAACAATCGAGCCGGGCGAACG CTGGTGAAGAAACTGCTTCGCACGGACTGCAAGTGCCATGGCGTGAGCGGGTCCTGCGTGATGAAGACCTGCTGGAAGAGCCTGCCACCGTTCCGCCTGATCGGCGACAAGCTCATGCAGAAATATCATAAAGCCAAAACTGTTCAAGCCGTTCGAGGCAAACGTGGACTGAGATTAGTAATAAGCAG GAAAAAGCATGGCAGTGCCGGAGCCCGCCCACCGAAGCCTGCTTTGGTATGGCCAAAGCGCATGGAGCTGATCTACCTGGAGGCGTCGCCTAACTACTGCGAGCGCAGCCTCCAGTCGGGCACGCTTGGCACGGCGGGTCGTCTCTGCCATCGGAATGAACGCGGACCCCAGAGCTGTGACCTGTTGTGCTGCGGGCGTGGCCATAACACGCAGCACATCCGACGCAGCAAGCAGTGCCGCTGCCAGTTCCGATGGTGCTGCCAGGTGGAGTGCGAGCTGTGCGACGAGAGCTACGAGGAGTTCACCTGTAAATAG
- the LOC4805082 gene encoding uncharacterized protein: MPGLEHIEAMASTPAPAATSMATETDDPHPHQAARELTQTDHLNRRLLKSLLDTMQMQMQSTDDAIRGNEDGSNDESSNEFDE, from the coding sequence ATGCCCGGTTTGGAACACATTGAGGCCATGGCTTCTACCCCAGCACCCGCTGCCACCTCGATGGCAACCGAAACAGACgatccacacccacaccagGCTGCCCGTGAATTAACCCAAACGGATCATCTGAACAGACGTCTCTTGAAATCTCTTTTGGACACGATGCAGATGCAAATGCAGTCTACGGACGATGCGATAAGGGGTAACGAAGACGGCAGCAACGATGAGTCTAGCAACGaatttgatgaataa
- the ana2 gene encoding uncharacterized protein ana2, giving the protein MFAPETEDMLPRSAPRPSASAPLGLAADQIVRPTVPEVSILFGQPPSQPQPEPIPQQPAPESDSRPSFASWKKQMLPRVNFSPILATELGPRPVPASANFPSSPSASSNDYYITPRERVYANEAPSSKYQSPRHSGSGYAEPVRHYHQSMRPPVQVATDVLTICAGTQTEAVHIPPSKTTLPSVVYSDIDISNLVNKNDLAAVVDLLESMHQEQQQLRSLCEALLKNQQAKVGSSAMPCRTVASQCDILATNNTKRVAPVIHDYIVEEDEPSPAPRSRGLVQFQSPRDTPPRAQSTEYRANTPKTTRMPSAGVVSKPNTEKSMVMKELALKYLRQPVDDLMQEMSLSPSPADVTCIQKSPQAEPLRQIDNINVVHSQSPNDMSNASYKYLKKYRLLPEEQLDYGAHEQERNPPPFKGGRAASASPQMQLDLDNIRNQPKLL; this is encoded by the exons atGTTTGCGCCTGAAACGGAGGACATGTTGCCGCGCTCAGCGCCCAGACCCAGTGCATCGGCACCATTGGGTCTTGCCGCCGATCAAATTGTCAGGCCAACAGTGCCTGAAGTTTCAATATTGTTTGGACAACCTCCATCGCAACCGCAGCCGGAGCCGATCCCGCAGCAACCAGCGCCAGAGTCCGACTCTCGGCCCAGCTTTGCTTCATGGAAGAAGCAAATGCTGCCCCGAGTGAACTTTTCCCCGATTCTGGCAACAGAACTTGGCCCGCGGCCTGTGCCAGCCAGCGCCAATTTTCCGAGCAGCCCCTCCGCTTCATCCAATGATTATTATATTACTCCTCGAGAGCGGGTTTACGCGAATGAGGCACCATCGAGTAAATACCAGTCACCCAGACATTCTGGTTCTGGTTACGCAGAGCCCGTGAGGCACTACCATCAGTCGATGCGCCCACCCGTCCAGGTAGCAACGGATGTGCTGACGATTTGTGCTGGAACGCAAACAGAAGCTGTACATATACCGCCCTCTAAAACGACTTTGCCGTCCGTTGTGTACTCCGACATCGACATAAGCAACTTGGTCAATAAGAACGACTTGGCAGCAGTAGTTGATCTTTTAGAGTCCATGcatcaggagcagcaacagctgagGAGCCTCTGCGAGGCGTTATTGAAGAACCAACAAGCAAAGGTAGGGTCCAGCGCAATGCCTTGTAGGACAGTTGCCTCCCAGTGTGATATTTTAGCGACCAACAACA CAAAGCGGGTAGCACCTGTTATTCATGATTACATAGTGGAAGAGGATGAGCCATCGCCTGCACCACGTTCGCGAGGCCTCGTACAATTCCAGTCGCCTCGGGACACACCACCAAGAGCCCAGTCGACTGAATACCGCGCCAACACACCCAAGACTACCCGAATGCCAAGTGCCGGTGTCGTGTCCAAGCCGAATACGGAGAAGAGCATGGTCATGAAGGAGCTCGCCCTAAAATACTTGCGACAGCCTGTGGACGATCTGATGCAAGAAATGAGCTTGTCCCCGTCGCCTGCGGATGTTACTTGCATTCAAAAATCCCCGCAAGCGGAACCGCTTCGGCAGATAGACAATATAAATGTAGTCCACTCGCAGAGTCCCAACGACATGTCGAATGCATCTTACAAGTATCTTAAAAAATATCGCCTATTACCGGAAGAGCAATTGGACTATGGAGCTCATGAACAAGAACGCAACCCACCGCCCTTCAAGGGTGGGCGTGCGGCTTCCGCTTCGCCCCAGATGCAGCTTGATCTGGATAACATTAGGAATCAGCCAAAGCTGCTGTAG